Genomic DNA from bacterium:
AAGATGATATTCCCAGCCTGGTCAATCATTTTATGTCAAAGTTTAACAATAAATTTAAAAAAAATATCCACTATATATCACCGAATGCGTTGAAGGTGATTACTAATTACGATTGGCCGGGAAATATTAGAGAATTAGAAAATGTAATTGAGCATTCATTTGTTGTTTGTAACTCAGATGCAATTAAAACAGAACATCTTCCTTAAAGTTACAAGGATATTTTAAAAAGTTAAACCTAAATGAGAATGAAGCCGAAAGTAAAACGCCATTTGAACAGGCTGAAAGACAGTTAATACAATCCACTCTTCGGAAGCATAATGGAAATCGTTCACAAACTGCAATTGAACTAGGCATTAATAAAAGTACGCTATGGCGAAAAATGAAAAAGTATGAGCTTTAGATTTTCATTTAATAAATATTGGTCTGGAATTTGTTACTTAGTATATACTAACCTAACGGAGTATAAATGAAAGTAGCAATCTGTATAAAATATATTAACGGTAATCCAAGATTTGCTGATACGCTTGGAAACTCAGATCAATTCTTTATTTATGACATAGAGAAGAAAAATCTTAATGATAAGTTCACAAATCACTTTAAATCTTCACCTACTTCTGAAATATTTTGTGCACAGATACTTATAAAAAGAGGCGTAAATGCTGTGGTTTGTGGTAAGTGTGGAAAGGATGCCAAAAATCTTTTTAATGAAGCGAATATTGATGTAATTGAAAATGTTTCCATGAGGCCGACTGAATTTGTAAATCTCCTTTACGCTAAATTCAAAGAAAATAAACGTATAGCAGTATAAATATCCGGATTTATTATGGGGTTATTCTTAAACTGTTTCAATCACCTTACCATTTATATTAATCATATCGGTGAAGTAACTTACTTATATTAATCTTTTTATTTTGCCTCTTATTTTTTCCTAAATTATAAACTATTGTCTATAAAACAATCCGAATAGTATTGGTAAAGAGCTTCGTTTACACTCTTTTTGAAAGTAATATATGTTTCCACTCCTCATTTTGCAATCTTTTTAATATATCGAAATATTAATCCCATCATTTGTAACAACTATTATATTCATCCTTTGTTCCTTTCAGATTCATAAAAAACTTCGTTTGACTGTTAAAACACTATTCAGCTATTTTAATGAAAATATATTCTTTTCCTTAACTCAGCTTTAGTAACTTTCCCTGTAAAAACAGTTTTATGCTACTTTGTATATCAGCTTCTGATGCCAAAAATATTTCAACATTAGCTTTATTAAATTCTTGCTCTATTTTTGGATTCATTGCATACAATATTATTAAATCACAATCAGTCAGGATTTGAGCAACTCTAGCATATGAATCTTCAGTAAAATCTAAAACCTGTCCGCTCATTTGAGCAAGTTTTCTATATTGCTTATTCTGAATTTTACCCTCTTCTATATCAAAAATCATAAATCCAAGGGCGAACCTTAAGTGATAAATTATATTAATTTTATCGTTTGTTGGGATAGCAATTTTCATTTCTGATTACCTTTTATCTTTTAGGCTGGAATGTTTAATCTATTAGTTCAATTAGTTTGCCAACCCTAGATAAAGATTTGAATAAACGAAGTGCTGATAACAACTACTTAATCTCATCTAAAAATTTTTTGAATTTAAAATCATATTGCAATTCTTATATGAAGTTCGAACTGTGAGTTGCAGATTTGCAATATTATCCCCACTCTTGATGGCAAATCGGAGAGATTCATTTTAAAAAATATTATAAATGTTGGCTTCGTTGTTGCATCAGTATTACGATAGAAATTTAATACAAGGTTCGAAAACTATTTTGGATTGGAGGAAAAGATGAGCCTAACGAAAAATATAGAAAAATATGAGGGAAGAGATCAATACAGCCTTGTATATGAGGTGTGTTTAATAATAGCACTTCTGATTATGATTCTTATAGTTTTATTTCTATAGAATGAAGCGATCCCGGCAATAGAAAGAGTAATGTTCTTCAGGTTCTACAATATATAAGTCTTTAATTGACTTAAGTCAAAGATTATTGTTCGCCTGAATGTTAGGTTGTTGTTGAGCATAGAATTAAAGTAGAAGGAGCCACAAAATGAGCGAATTAAAAAGAGAGAGTTTAAAGAAGGAGAGTGCTGACCGCTCCCTTTATGGACTTTTCAATAAATGAAGAAGTTGAGAAGTTGAGAAAAGAACCAGCCTGGCTTAAGGGGGATCGAAATGCCGTCACTTTGCAAAAAGATTCAAATTTGCGTGTCGTGCTTACATCGTTACGGAAGGGAACTACTTTACATGAACATAAAGTCGTTGGTCCGATTACACTTTTTGTATTATCTGGTAAACTGAATTTTATAGTAGGACTTGAAAAAGTTAGTGTGGGAGCCAATGAATTTATTGTCTTAGAGAAAGCAATCCCTCACAATGTAGAAGCTCTGGAAGATGTGGCTTTCATCCTAACTTTAATTCAGCCTCAACAATATTTTGAAATTAATCAAAAAGAACACAAAGATTAGAATTTAAATCTAATACGGAACTTTTTTAAGAGTTAAGGAAATTTATGGACAAGGATTATAAACGAAATCCTGAAATTGAAGAAATAGAAACCAGCGAGTGGCTTTACTCGCTCGATTATGTTTTTGAACACGGCGGACCTGAAAGAGTTCGTGAGTTACTTCAGCAATTGCAGATTCGTGCACACAAAGCCGGAGTTCAAATTCCATTCACAGCTAATACTCCGTACATTAATACAATCCCAAGAGAAAAGCAGCCTCCTTTTCCAGGCAACAGGGAAATTGAAAGAAGAATAAAATCTCTTTTGCGTTGGAATGCAATGGCAATGGTTGTAAAGGCAAACAAGTTGGAGGCAGGTATAGGGGGTCACATTTCAACTTATGCGAGTGCTGCAACTTTATTTGAGATCGGTTTTAATCACTTTTTCAGAGGAAGGGGAAATGGGTATGAAGGCGACCAGGTTTATTTTCAGGGTCATGCGTCTCCCGGAATTTATGCACGTGCATTTCTTGAAGGAAGAATTTCAAAAGAACAATTAAAAAATTTCAGAAATGAATTTGCAAAGGGCGGAGGATTATCTTCTTATCCTCATCCATGGTTGATGCCTGAGTTCTGGGAATTTCCTACAGTGTCGATGGGGCTCGGACCAATTATGGCAATCTACCAGGCAAGGTTCAATCGTTATCTTGAAGATCGCGGCTTGAAAAAAGATACCGGAAGTAAAGTCTGGGCATTTCTTGGTGATGGTGAAACTGATGAGCCGGAAACCCTGGGTGCAATCACTCTTGCATCAAGAGAACGACTTGATAATTTAATTTTTGTAATCAACTGCAACTTGCAAAGACTTGATGGACCGGTCCGCGGTAACGGAAAAATTATCCAGGAACTTGAAGCAGCTTTCCGTGGTGCCGGATGGAATGTGATAAAAGTTATCTGGGGTGAGGATTGGGATCCGCTTTTAGAGAAGGATAAAGATGGAAAGCTGGTTAAGCGAATGGGTGAGGTCGTTGACGGTCAATATCAGAAATACACTGTTGAGAGTGGCGCTTATTTCCGTGAACATTTCTTTGGAGTTGATGAAGAGTTAAAGGATATGGTCGCTGGTATGTCTAATGAAGATTTGAAAAAAATGAAAAGAGGCGGTCACGATCCTGAAAAAGTTTATGCTGCTTTCAGTGCTGCGGTAAATCATAAAGGTTCGCCAACAGTTATTCTTGCCAAGACAATAAAAGGCTACGGACTTGGTGAAAGTGGCGAGGGAAAGAACATCACCCATCAGCAGAAAAAATTAAATGAAGATGAGATGAAGGAATTCCGTGCACGATTTGGTATTCCAATTTCTGATGAACAGATTCATAACGATCCTTTCTTCAGGCCTGATGAAGACAGTGCTGAAATAAAATATTTAACTGAAAGAAGAAAAGCACTCGGCGGATACGTGCCTTCAAGAAAAACAAATTTGAAGCCGATAAAAACGCCTGATGAATCACTATTTGAAGAATTCTACAAAGGTACTGAAGGAAGAGAAGTTTCAACAACGATGGTGTTTGTAAGAATTCTTGCAAAGCTTTTAAAGGATGCCGAAATTGGAAAAAATATTGTCCCGATTGTTCCTGATGAAGCAAGAACGTTTGGAATGGAATCTCTCTTCCGTCAAGTTGGAATATATGCACACGCAGGACAGTTGTATGAACCTGTTGATGCAGACAGTCTTCTCTACTACAAAGAAATTAAAAACGGACAGATACTCGAGGAAGGAATTACTGAAGCTGGCTCGATGTCCTCTTTCATCGCTGCGGGAACTTCTTATCTGAATCATGGATTAAATATGATCCCGTTCTTCATTTATTACTCGATGTTTGGATTGCAGAGAGTTGGCGATCTTGTTTGGGCTGCTGGTGATGCAGGAGTGAGAGGTTTTATGCTTGGTGGAACATCGGGCAGAACCACGTTGAATGGTGAAGGACTACAGCATCAGGATGGACATAGTCATCTTCTGGCCTATGCTGTTCCCAATATGGTTGCATACGATCCCGCTTTCGCATTTGAGCTTGCTGTTATTATCCGCGATGGAATAAAAAGGATGTTCGAAGACCAGGAAAGAGTTTTTTACTATATCACCTTGATGAATGAAAACTATCCAATGCCTGAAATGCCAAAAGGTGCAAAGGAAGGAATTCTTAAAGGAATGTATAAATTCAAACCTTCAAAAATGAAAGATGAAAAACTTAAAGCACAGCTTTTTGGCAGTGGAACAATTCTAAATGAAGTACTTAAGGCTCAGGTAATTCTTGAGAAGGATTACAAAGTCGCTGCTGATGTCTGGAGTGTTACAAGCTATAAAGAATTGAGAAGAGAAGCTCTTGAAGTTGAAAGATGGAATATGCTGAATCCTGATAAGAAGCAGAAGACTTCGTACATCACTCAATCTCTTTCGAAGGAAGAAGGAGTTTTTGTAGCTGCATCGGATTATGTAAAAGCACTTCCTGATTCAATATCAAAGTGGTTTCCTGGAAGACTACACTCATTAGGAACTGATGGATTTGGTAGGAGTGCTTCTAGAAAAGATCTCAGGGATTTCTTTGAGGTTGATTACAGGCATGTTATTTATACTACTCTTGGTGCACTAGTTAAAGAAGGAAAGATAAAAGAAACAGATCTCGAAAAAGCAAAAAAAGATCTGGAGATAAATCCGAATAAATTAAATCCTCTGATTTCTTAGTTGGTAAATTTTTATTCTGAATGAATCAGATGGAAATTTTCGAAAAATCCTGGTGTTTTTGTAATCCGTTCAGAATAAAAAAATAAACTTAAAAATAAAAAGCAAATCAAACTGATTGATGGTAATAGAATTTAAATTGCCCGATTTAGGGGAGAATATCAAATCTGCTGATGTGATAAATGTCCTTGTGAAAAGGGGAGACATGATCATAAAAGATCAGGGTGTGATTGATATTGAAACAGATAAGGCGACTGTTGAAGTTCCATCTTCAGTCGAAGGAAAGGTTGTTGAAGTTAATGTAAAGACCGGTGATAAAGTAAAGGTGGGTGATGTTTTAATAAAAGTTGAGTCGTTAGTAACTGTTTCTACGCCAATGGTGGAGACATCAAAAGTAAAATTAGAATCCACTAAAAAACCTATTGCTGAAATTTCTATAAATGATGAACATCTAAAAGGTGAATTACCGGAATTCAAGTCTGGTGAGCATGATGATCAGCTGCCGATACTTCGCGGTTCAGCGCCTGCAGCGCCATCTGTTAGAAGAATTGCAAGAGAACTTGGCGTCGATATAAACAAAGTCCCCGGTTCTGGTGAAAACGGAAGAATCTCGATGGATGACGTAAAAGTTTATGTGAAAAATATTTTGCAGGTCAAAGGTGAAGAAGTTGGAATCGGAATAAAGAAAGAGGCTATGCTAGATTTTACGAAGTACGGAAAAGTTGAACGAGTCGCGATGAGCAAGATTCGTGAGAAGACCGCAACTCACTTGAGTTATGCCTGGTCGGTAATTCCGCATGTTACTCAGTTCGATAAAACTGATATAACAGAATTTGAAAAAGATAGAAGAGAACTCAGTAAAAAAGTCGAAGAGCACGGTGCAAAGCTCACGGTAACTGGTATCCTCATTAAAATCATTGCAGAAGGAATGAAAAAGTTTCCACAGTTTAACAGCAGCATTGATATTGATAAGATGGAAGTCATCTACAAAAAATATATCAATATCGGAGTTGCAGTTGATACTGAATTCGGTTTGCTTGTTCCGGTAATTAAAAATGCTGACAAGAAGAATCTAATTGAAATATCTGTTGAATTGAATCAACTTGCACAAAAAGCCCGTGACAAAAAATTATCTCTGGAAGAAATGCAAGGAGGTTGTTTTACAATTACAAATCTTGGTGGAATCGGGGGGACATACTTCACTCCAATTATTAATTCACCTGAAGTAGCTATCCTTGGTGTATCACGCGGAAACTATGAACTCGTTTACAACAAAGAAGGAAACTTTGAACCGAGGTTAATGCTTCCACTTTCGCTTTCTTATGATCATCGAATTATTGACGGTGCTGATGCTATTCAATTTTTAAGATGGATTTGTGAAGCGCTTGAAAAGCCATTGAAAATATTTATGTGAAATTAACTTGAGACCATTGAAAATTTATGTCTGATAATATAAATATTGCCGTAATCGGTGCCGGACCCGGGGGATACGCTGCGGCTTTCCTTGCAGCAGATCTTGGAATGAACGTAACATTAATTGATAAAGATAAAAATCCCGGTGGTGTTTGTCTTTATCGTGGTTGTATTCCCTCCAAAGCACTGCTTCACGTTGCAAAACTTCTCGATGAAACTGAACACGCAAAAAACTGGGGAATAGAATTTTCGAAACCGAATATTGATCTGGATAAACTGCGTGACTGGAAAAACAAAGTTGTTGAAAAACTTACAAGCGGAGTTGGATCAGTAGCCAAATTCCGAAAAGTGAATTATATGCAGGGAACTGCTATTTTCAAAAATTCTACAACACTTATCATTGATAAAAAAGACCTGCCTGCCGGACAGGCAGGTGGCGTCAAGGAAGAGATGAAATTTGATAAAATAGTAATTGCAACCGGTTCAAGGATTGCTACTATTCCATCACTGAATATTGGAAGTAAAAGATTACTGAACTCAACCTCTGCACTTGATCTTCCTGCAATTCCAAAATCACTTCTTGTAATTGGCGGTGGCTATATTGGACTCGAGCTTGGTTCAGTTTACCAGGCACTTGGCTCAAAAGTTTCCGTAGTGGAAATGCTTGACGGATTGCTTCCCGGTGCAGACCGCGATCTCGTTTCTCATCTTTCTAAAAGATTAAAAGAAAAGTTTGAAAGCATAATGCTCAACTCAAAGGTTGTTGAAATGAAGGAAGTTAAAGATGGAATTCAGGTAAAGATTCAGTCCGCCGAAGGCGGAGCTGAAGGAAGGATTACAGAACAAACTTATGATTATGTTTTAATGTCTATCGGCAGAAAGCCAGATACATCCGGACTCGGATTGGAAAACACAAAAGTAAAAGTGAATGAACGTGGCTGGATAAAAGTAAATAACCAGATGAAAACAAATGATCCTGATATATATGCAATTGGCGATATTGTCGGTGAACCGATGCTTGCACATAAAGCTTCGCACGAAGGACGAGTTGCAGTCGAAGTAATTGCAGGACATAAATCAGTTTTTGAACCGATGGCTATTCCCGCTGTTGTTTTCACTGATCCGGAAATTGCGTGGGCAGGATTGACAGAAAATCAGGCAAAAGAAAAAAAGATTGATTACGAAGTTGCGAAGTTTTCATGGGCTGCTTCAGGAAGAGCAGTTACCTTAGACAGAAATGATGGCGTAACAAAAATATTAGTTGATCCATCAACACAAAGAATTCTTGGAATAGGAATTTGCGGTCCCGGTGCCGGTGAATTAATTGCAGAAGGTGTACTTGCAATTGAAATGGGTGCAAACCTAACAGATTTGAAGTTAACAATTCATCCTCATCCTACTTTATCAGAAACGATTATGGAAGCTGCTGAAGTTTTCTTCGGACAAAGCACACACGTTTACAGACCGAAGAAGAGTTAGCTATGTCTGTAACTGTTATCTAATAGTTTGCCAACCTTAAATAAAGACCTGAATTAATATAGCATTGATAACACCCGCCAAATCCCATCTAAAATTATTTGAATTCATAAATGGCATTGCAATTCTTATATGAACTCGTTCGAATGGTCGCAAATCTGCAATGATGCTATCTAACTTGAAGATATAACATGCGAGAACCTGTGAATGAGAATGACCTGTAACACCGCAGTCTCTTATAAGGATCCGAATGGAGCAATCCTATAAATAAGAATATTTTATTTCTTTTATTGAATTTTCTTCTTTCTTTAGTAAATATATGTTAACGATATTTTTTACCTTATGTGAATGATTAACACTTCCTTATGTGTTATGTTTGATTTGTAACTAAACAACGAAAAATAAAATGAAAGGAACAGCTATATGAAATCCTTAGAAAATAAAGTAGCTATTGTTACGGGTGCTGGGTCGGGCATTGGAAAAGCTTCAGCCTTATTGTTTGCAAAGGAAGGTGCCAAAGTAATTGTGTCAGACATCAGTGAAGCGAACGGTATTAAGGCAGTTGATGAAATTAAAAAAGTAGCTGGGGAAGCTTTCTTCATCAAAGCTGATTCCTCAAAGCCATCAGACAATGAGATGTTGGTAAAACAAACTATTGAAAAATTTGGTTCGCTTGATATTGCTGTAAACAATGCTGGTATCGGTGGTCCGGTTGCCGCCACAGGCGAATATCCTATTGACGGCTGGCAAAAAGTAATTGACATTAATTTATCGGGTGTCTTTTATGGTTTACGTTATCAAATTCCCGCTATGAGAGAAAAGGGCGGCAGCATTGTAAACATTGCATCCATACTTGGAAACACAGGTGCTAAATTTTCTCCCGCTTATGTTGCTGCAAAACACGGTGTGGTGGGATTGACGAAAGCCGCTGCATTGGAATATGCCGATAAAAAAATCCGTATCAATGCTGTTGGACCGGGTTATATAAAAACACCCCTGATTTACAATTCGCTTGATGAAGCTACATTAAATTCTTTAGTGGGATTACATCCAATCGGTCGTTTAGGAGAAGCTGAAGAAATTGCTGAACTGATACTTTGGCTGGCATCATCTAAATCATCATTTGTAACGGGTGCTTATTATCCTGCTGATGGTGGATACCTGGCTCAATAATAATTGTTGCGCAGTGCTGTGGACTGATTGGTTATTTCTTTTGGATTGATTAATAAAGAAGCCAAAGCATTGCGCTACTTTTATTGAACATAATTATTACTTATGAAAGATGCTGTCAGAAAATAGTTTATTTAATGACCTAAAAGTATAAACTTTATCTCAGCATAAGTATAATCGTAATTATAACGAAAATGGAATTTATAAAAAGAATAAACTAAATTAGTTTAATTAACGAGTCGGTTTACAAAAAATGTGAAAGAAAATACACCAACACACTGCAGCCAATATGATATTTATATATTTCTATATATTGCAAAACAACTTTTTCATTAGTACAATAAGCCAATGTAAATATATGATAAATCCTGAGCCTACTCTATCCGAAACCTTGAAAGTCTTAAAAGCACAAGGCTATACGGAAGATTTCAACCTCAAAGCTGATTGCATCGACTGCCGTAGTGGTCATTTGAAAATTTTTCCGTCTGATTTTCAGGTTGATCAATATTTTCGTTTTGAAGGTCAAACTGATCCTGCCGATCAAGCTGTCTTGTATGCTATTTCCTCTGAAAAGCATAAAATAAAAGGTGTGCTGGTCAATGCTTATGGTGTTTATTCAGATCCGCTTACAGATGAATTACTTGCTAAATTAAAAATTAATTGATTTCTTTTCTCCAAAATGTATTTGAACTTTTAAAGGATTACAATTGGAACTTCTCCAACTCATTGATATTGCGGGCATAGCAGCTTTTAGCATCTCAGGCGTTTTTGCTGCGATGGAAAAAAAACTTGATATCTTCGGAGTTTTTATCATCGCCTTTATTACTGCACTTGGTGGTGGCACATTGCGTGATGTTTTAATCGGGAATGTTCCTGTGAGCTGGATGTACGATTTAAGCTATAGTATAATTGTGCTGATCAGTACTTTAGTAGCCATCCTGTTTACAAATGTAATCCATAACTATCATAAAATACTTTTGGTTTTTGATTCGCTGGGACTAAGTTTCTTCACTATCCTTGGTATACAGAAGGGAATAAACCTTGAACTTCATCCTGCAATTTGTATTGCACTCGGAACTATTACTGCCTGTTTTGGTGGTGTACTCAGAGATATTTCTTTAAATAACATTCCGCTTATTTTTCAAAAAGAGATTTATGCTACTGCTTGTATTTTCGGTGGGATAGTTTACTTTATATTGCTGAAATTAGGTATACCTGAAATTTCGCTTGAAGCATTTTGTATTGCAGCAATCGTGACACTCAGGCTGATTGCGGTGCGATACAACTGGCGGCTTCCCGCTATATATAGTAAATCATCTATAGAATAATTTAATTTGGTATAACGGAAAATCATCAGCATACGCAATTTCATCTCCCGAATATATTCCGTAAAAAATCAGTCTGCTCCCTATCTCAAATAACACCTCAGTCTCTTAGCAGATGATACATAATAACTATCTTACACATAATACTTTAAGCAAATTTGCATAGGTTAACTCAATTATTTAACCTATGTGAATGCGTAAGTGTAAACTTCATCTTACTTTTGACTCAGTGATTATTCAAAATATAATCAAATAAAATGAAAGGAAAATTCATACGGAAAATTCAGCTAGAAAAGTCGTAGAAAAAATGTTTGATGCTTTTGGAAGTAGCGATGTAAATAAGTTCATCGAAACTGTTTCTGATGATACTGTTTGGATTTATCATGGAACTCAATACATTCCAAAAAGAATATATGAAAAGAAAACTGGTGCCAGGTTGTTCATAACCAGTATTCTGAACAACACGGAAATGATAAGTTTTGAACCGCAAAAATTCATTGTCGAAGGAAATACCGTTGTTGTTCTGGGACAGGAACATCAGCGAGTAAAAAAATCGGGTAAGGAACTCAAACAGAAATGGGTTCAGGTATATGATGTCGAAAACGATTTAATTATCAGAATGGAAGAATTTGCTTCATCTGAAGCGTTGAACTAAATTCATAGTCAAACATTAAACCTATTATGCAAAGAAAGTCTTTTTTAAAAACACTGGCATTATTACCATTTACAGGAGTAGCTATGAAACTGAACGAACTAAGTAAAATTACGGCACCTTTCGGTAACACAGAAAAAATGCCAGTGTTGTTTCTTGGTCACGGCAGCCCGATGAATGCAATTGAAGAGAATGAATTTGTACAGGGATTCAGAAAAGTTGGTAAAGAAATCCCCAAACCAAATGCAATTATGGTTGTATCTGCTCACTGGGAAACAAACGGCACTTTTGTTACTGCAATGGAAAAACCAAAAACCATTCACGACTTTGGAGGATTCCCGAAAGAACTTTATGAAGTTCAATATCCCGCACCTGGGAATCCTGAACTTGCAGGCGAAGTTAAGAGTATTGTTAAAAATACCGAAGTGGGATTGGATATAAACTGGGGACTCGATCACGGAGCGTGGTCCGTTGTAAAGCATCTTTATCCAAATGCTGATATTCCTGTAATTCAAATGAGTCTGGATTACCGGCAGTCTCCGCAATATCATTTTGAACTTGCAAGAGAGCTAAGTTTACTACGTAAAAAAGGTGTGCTCATTATCGGAAGCGGGAATATGGTTCACAATTTAAGAATGGTTGACTGGAGAAGATTGGATGAAGTTAATTACGGTTACGATTGGGCGCTCGAAGCAAGCGAGAATATGAAAAAATTTATTTTGTCCGGTGATTACATACAATTAATAAATTATCAATCACAAGGAAGAGAATTTAACTTGGCTGTTCCAACTCCTGAACATTATCTGCCATTACTATATACATTAGCTTTGAGAGAAGAAAGCGAAGATGTAACTTTGTTCAATGATAAAGCAGTTGGTGGTTCACTTACTATGACCTCAGTAAAAATAATTTAAGTAAAATGTTAGAAATAACAATTGAAGCGAGAAAGGCTGCCATCGCTCCCGGATTAGAGGTTCGCAGAATTCTTCCGTTCAGACTTAAGCGAATGGTAGGTCCTTTTATTTTTATGGATCATGGTGGTCCGGTTGCAGAAAAGCCTTCTGCAGTAAAATCGCTTGATGTTCTTCCGCATCCGCATATAGGATTATCTACGGTCAGTTATTTATTTAGTGGAATGATTACTCATCGTGACAGTCTTGGAGTAGAACAGATCATACAACCCGGTGAAGTAAACTGGATGACAGCGGGAAAAGGTATTGCACATTCCGAACGTTTTGAAGATCCAAATCTTTGGGCTGCTGGAGGTTTTGAAATGATTCAAACGTGGGTAGCACTTCCTGAAAAAGCTGAAGAGTTTGATCCTGCTTTTACTAACTATAAAAAATCAGAACTTCCTGTTTTTTCAGAAAAGGGAGTTTGGATGCGGTTGATTGCCGGGAGTGCTTTTGGTTTGAAGAACGATGTGAAAATACTTTCGCCTTTGTTTTATTTGCATGTCGTGCTGGATAATCAAGCAGTCTTAGTATTACCAAAAGAGCATGAAGAGCGTGCTGTTTATGTTGTAAAAGGAAGTGTTGAGTTTGGAGGCAGAAAATTCAATGAGGGACAGATGCTTGTATTCAAAAAAAAATCAGAACCAACCGTAAAGGCATTAGAACTTTCGACACTTATGGTGCTGGGCGGTGAGCCTCTGGGTGAACGTTTTATCTGGTGGAATTTTGTTTCATCAAGAAAAGAAAGAATTGAGCAGGCAAAAGCTGATTGGCAGGAAGGCAGAATTATTCTTCCACCTAATGATAACAAGGAATTTATTCCGTTGCCGAATGATCGTACACGACTGGCAGCAAACCCGCCACCTGAACCACTCTCCTAAATAACTGTGGTCATTCATCGCTTCAAGAGGCTTAATGGGATAACAAGACAAATTTAAACTGTTTACTGCTGGATAAACATTTTATTAAGAAAATTATTCGAAAGAATGGATTGATCTAACGGTCAATTAATAATTGTGTTAGCATCTAGATCTGTTGTAAAAACTCTCCCTAAAGTTTACAATCTTGATGAAGACCATCAATTGAACTGCATAATACAACAATTCGCTTAATAATTGACAAGGTTGCAAACTCAACTGCAT
This window encodes:
- a CDS encoding SDR family oxidoreductase, which codes for MKSLENKVAIVTGAGSGIGKASALLFAKEGAKVIVSDISEANGIKAVDEIKKVAGEAFFIKADSSKPSDNEMLVKQTIEKFGSLDIAVNNAGIGGPVAATGEYPIDGWQKVIDINLSGVFYGLRYQIPAMREKGGSIVNIASILGNTGAKFSPAYVAAKHGVVGLTKAAALEYADKKIRINAVGPGYIKTPLIYNSLDEATLNSLVGLHPIGRLGEAEEIAELILWLASSKSSFVTGAYYPADGGYLAQ
- the lpdA gene encoding dihydrolipoyl dehydrogenase, which produces MSDNINIAVIGAGPGGYAAAFLAADLGMNVTLIDKDKNPGGVCLYRGCIPSKALLHVAKLLDETEHAKNWGIEFSKPNIDLDKLRDWKNKVVEKLTSGVGSVAKFRKVNYMQGTAIFKNSTTLIIDKKDLPAGQAGGVKEEMKFDKIVIATGSRIATIPSLNIGSKRLLNSTSALDLPAIPKSLLVIGGGYIGLELGSVYQALGSKVSVVEMLDGLLPGADRDLVSHLSKRLKEKFESIMLNSKVVEMKEVKDGIQVKIQSAEGGAEGRITEQTYDYVLMSIGRKPDTSGLGLENTKVKVNERGWIKVNNQMKTNDPDIYAIGDIVGEPMLAHKASHEGRVAVEVIAGHKSVFEPMAIPAVVFTDPEIAWAGLTENQAKEKKIDYEVAKFSWAASGRAVTLDRNDGVTKILVDPSTQRILGIGICGPGAGELIAEGVLAIEMGANLTDLKLTIHPHPTLSETIMEAAEVFFGQSTHVYRPKKS
- the aceE gene encoding pyruvate dehydrogenase (acetyl-transferring), homodimeric type, whose amino-acid sequence is MDKDYKRNPEIEEIETSEWLYSLDYVFEHGGPERVRELLQQLQIRAHKAGVQIPFTANTPYINTIPREKQPPFPGNREIERRIKSLLRWNAMAMVVKANKLEAGIGGHISTYASAATLFEIGFNHFFRGRGNGYEGDQVYFQGHASPGIYARAFLEGRISKEQLKNFRNEFAKGGGLSSYPHPWLMPEFWEFPTVSMGLGPIMAIYQARFNRYLEDRGLKKDTGSKVWAFLGDGETDEPETLGAITLASRERLDNLIFVINCNLQRLDGPVRGNGKIIQELEAAFRGAGWNVIKVIWGEDWDPLLEKDKDGKLVKRMGEVVDGQYQKYTVESGAYFREHFFGVDEELKDMVAGMSNEDLKKMKRGGHDPEKVYAAFSAAVNHKGSPTVILAKTIKGYGLGESGEGKNITHQQKKLNEDEMKEFRARFGIPISDEQIHNDPFFRPDEDSAEIKYLTERRKALGGYVPSRKTNLKPIKTPDESLFEEFYKGTEGREVSTTMVFVRILAKLLKDAEIGKNIVPIVPDEARTFGMESLFRQVGIYAHAGQLYEPVDADSLLYYKEIKNGQILEEGITEAGSMSSFIAAGTSYLNHGLNMIPFFIYYSMFGLQRVGDLVWAAGDAGVRGFMLGGTSGRTTLNGEGLQHQDGHSHLLAYAVPNMVAYDPAFAFELAVIIRDGIKRMFEDQERVFYYITLMNENYPMPEMPKGAKEGILKGMYKFKPSKMKDEKLKAQLFGSGTILNEVLKAQVILEKDYKVAADVWSVTSYKELRREALEVERWNMLNPDKKQKTSYITQSLSKEEGVFVAASDYVKALPDSISKWFPGRLHSLGTDGFGRSASRKDLRDFFEVDYRHVIYTTLGALVKEGKIKETDLEKAKKDLEINPNKLNPLIS
- a CDS encoding NifB/NifX family molybdenum-iron cluster-binding protein; its protein translation is MKIAIPTNDKINIIYHLRFALGFMIFDIEEGKIQNKQYRKLAQMSGQVLDFTEDSYARVAQILTDCDLIILYAMNPKIEQEFNKANVEIFLASEADIQSSIKLFLQGKLLKLS
- a CDS encoding cupin domain-containing protein; its protein translation is MLTAPFMDFSINEEVEKLRKEPAWLKGDRNAVTLQKDSNLRVVLTSLRKGTTLHEHKVVGPITLFVLSGKLNFIVGLEKVSVGANEFIVLEKAIPHNVEALEDVAFILTLIQPQQYFEINQKEHKD
- a CDS encoding 2-oxo acid dehydrogenase subunit E2, which encodes MVIEFKLPDLGENIKSADVINVLVKRGDMIIKDQGVIDIETDKATVEVPSSVEGKVVEVNVKTGDKVKVGDVLIKVESLVTVSTPMVETSKVKLESTKKPIAEISINDEHLKGELPEFKSGEHDDQLPILRGSAPAAPSVRRIARELGVDINKVPGSGENGRISMDDVKVYVKNILQVKGEEVGIGIKKEAMLDFTKYGKVERVAMSKIREKTATHLSYAWSVIPHVTQFDKTDITEFEKDRRELSKKVEEHGAKLTVTGILIKIIAEGMKKFPQFNSSIDIDKMEVIYKKYINIGVAVDTEFGLLVPVIKNADKKNLIEISVELNQLAQKARDKKLSLEEMQGGCFTITNLGGIGGTYFTPIINSPEVAILGVSRGNYELVYNKEGNFEPRLMLPLSLSYDHRIIDGADAIQFLRWICEALEKPLKIFM